A window of Eubacteriaceae bacterium ES3 contains these coding sequences:
- a CDS encoding threonine/serine exporter family protein has protein sequence MTLSEISHIAIEMGTLLLSSGAETYRVEESISRVCLSLGAKEAEIFVIPTTIIIYIRKDGGRTITRTRRIHKRSIDLTIVDEINDLSRRLSRETLDYGEIIAEIEAIRLIPEYPFCLQVISTGFAALMFALFFGGSIKNSLIAFCIGVLINLQTHYMAKFETNRFFITIIAGMMISTLSVTVTLLGIAESFNTIIIGSIMPLVPGLAITQSLRDVIAGDYLAGITKGIEALLIGAAIATGVALPLSLFQSVLGVI, from the coding sequence ATGACACTCTCAGAAATCAGCCACATAGCGATTGAAATGGGCACATTGCTATTATCCAGTGGTGCTGAAACCTACCGGGTTGAAGAATCGATCTCCCGTGTCTGTTTATCTCTAGGAGCTAAAGAAGCCGAAATTTTTGTAATCCCCACCACCATCATCATCTATATCCGTAAGGATGGTGGCAGAACAATTACCAGAACCCGACGTATACATAAACGCAGTATCGATCTGACCATTGTTGATGAGATTAACGATTTATCCCGACGACTGTCCCGGGAAACTCTCGACTACGGGGAAATCATCGCTGAAATCGAGGCTATTCGGTTAATCCCTGAATATCCTTTTTGTCTCCAGGTTATATCCACTGGTTTTGCGGCTTTAATGTTCGCTCTTTTCTTTGGCGGCAGCATTAAAAACAGTCTGATTGCCTTTTGCATCGGTGTCCTTATTAACCTGCAAACCCACTATATGGCAAAGTTTGAAACCAATCGTTTTTTTATCACGATTATTGCCGGGATGATGATTTCAACGCTTTCTGTTACCGTAACGCTGCTGGGTATTGCCGAGAGCTTTAATACGATCATCATTGGTTCGATCATGCCGCTGGTTCCGGGTCTTGCAATCACACAATCATTGCGGGATGTCATTGCCGGTGATTATTTGGCCGGCATCACCAAAGGGATTGAAGCCCTTCTAATCGGTGCTGCCATCGCTACCGGTGTGGCTTTGCCGCTAAGCCTTTTTCAATCTGTACTGGGGGTTATTTAA
- a CDS encoding ECF transporter S component has product MKNSKTSDLVKLSFFVAIIVLMAVTPFLGYIPLGFTRATIIHVPVIIGSIMMGPVYGAIMGFVFGLTSFLNNTFNPTVTSFVFTPFYSLGTYSGNFWSLVIVFVPRILVGIVPHYVYKGIKKIKDNDILALGVAGVAGSLTNTLLVMNMIYLFFGESYASVRETDFSGLYAVILSVIAINGVPEAIVAGILTVAVCKALLKITQKPALL; this is encoded by the coding sequence ATGAAAAACTCAAAGACCAGTGATCTGGTCAAACTGTCCTTTTTTGTGGCGATTATCGTCTTGATGGCAGTAACCCCGTTTTTGGGTTACATCCCGCTGGGATTCACCAGAGCAACAATTATTCATGTTCCGGTTATTATCGGAAGCATTATGATGGGACCGGTTTACGGAGCCATCATGGGCTTTGTTTTCGGATTGACCAGTTTTTTGAACAACACATTTAACCCGACTGTTACTTCTTTTGTCTTTACGCCATTTTATTCATTGGGAACCTATTCCGGAAATTTCTGGAGTCTTGTAATAGTTTTTGTTCCCCGAATTTTAGTCGGTATTGTTCCTCATTATGTATATAAAGGAATAAAAAAGATTAAGGATAATGATATTCTTGCCCTTGGTGTAGCAGGTGTAGCGGGTTCATTAACCAACACGCTGCTGGTAATGAACATGATTTATCTGTTTTTTGGTGAAAGCTACGCTTCAGTCCGGGAAACTGATTTTTCAGGCCTATATGCGGTTATTCTATCGGTTATTGCGATTAATGGGGTTCCAGAAGCGATCGTTGCTGGGATTCTAACTGTTGCAGTTTGTAAAGCTTTGTTGAAGATCACTCAGAAGCCGGCATTGTTATAG
- the coaBC gene encoding bifunctional phosphopantothenoylcysteine decarboxylase/phosphopantothenate--cysteine ligase CoaBC, with product MKSLLKNKTVVLGITGSIAAYKMANVASQLVKMGCNVQVIMTQNAQEFISPLVFETLTSQKCIVDTFDRNVRYDVAHVALAKRADLFMVAPASANVIGKIAGGIADDMLTTTIMACRCPKLIAPAMNTAMYDNPFVQENLEKLAAHKYKIINPATGILACKDVGAGKLPDESLLIEHIIREIAYPKDLAGQNILVTAGPTCEAIDPVRYITNHSSGKMGYAIARAAMLRGANVTLVSGKTALTPPDFVHFIPVFSASEMLSAVMEHFEETDITIKAAAVADFKPADVSEHKIKKNQAKTDISLVPTIDILKTLGQKKRSDQFLCGFSMETQNMVENTVLKLENKNVNMMVANNLKESGAGFNTSTNRVTLITANETTELPLMSKHDVAHKILDAILSAKR from the coding sequence ATGAAATCACTACTTAAAAATAAAACCGTTGTGCTGGGGATTACCGGCTCTATCGCCGCCTACAAAATGGCAAACGTGGCAAGTCAGCTTGTTAAAATGGGATGCAATGTCCAGGTTATCATGACCCAAAATGCCCAGGAATTTATATCACCCCTGGTATTTGAAACTTTAACCTCCCAAAAATGCATTGTCGACACATTCGATCGAAACGTAAGATATGACGTTGCTCATGTAGCCCTGGCTAAACGAGCAGATCTTTTTATGGTTGCCCCGGCATCAGCCAATGTCATTGGTAAAATAGCCGGTGGAATTGCCGATGATATGCTAACGACCACAATCATGGCCTGCCGCTGTCCAAAACTGATAGCACCGGCAATGAATACCGCAATGTATGATAATCCTTTTGTCCAGGAAAATCTGGAGAAGCTGGCTGCTCATAAGTATAAAATAATCAATCCGGCAACCGGAATACTCGCCTGCAAAGATGTAGGTGCCGGTAAACTACCTGATGAAAGTCTTTTGATAGAACATATTATCAGGGAAATTGCATATCCCAAAGACCTGGCTGGTCAGAACATATTAGTTACCGCCGGACCAACCTGTGAGGCCATCGATCCGGTTCGATACATTACTAATCATTCCAGTGGTAAAATGGGTTATGCTATCGCCCGGGCTGCCATGTTAAGAGGCGCTAATGTCACTCTGGTCAGTGGCAAAACGGCATTGACGCCTCCAGACTTTGTTCACTTCATTCCAGTTTTTTCAGCCAGTGAAATGCTTTCGGCTGTTATGGAACATTTTGAAGAAACCGATATTACCATCAAAGCAGCCGCAGTTGCAGACTTTAAACCTGCTGATGTTTCTGAGCATAAGATTAAAAAAAATCAGGCCAAAACAGATATTTCCCTGGTTCCCACCATCGATATATTAAAAACCTTAGGCCAGAAAAAGCGCAGTGATCAGTTTCTGTGCGGCTTTTCCATGGAAACCCAGAATATGGTTGAAAACACCGTATTGAAACTGGAGAATAAAAACGTTAATATGATGGTTGCCAATAATCTGAAAGAAAGCGGAGCTGGTTTTAATACCTCCACAAATCGCGTGACCCTTATTACAGCAAACGAGACAACAGAACTGCCATTGATGTCCAAGCATGATGTTGCTCATAAAATACTTGACGCAATTCTTTCAGCAAAACGATGA
- a CDS encoding ATP-binding cassette domain-containing protein has protein sequence MLKLENISFEVDNEKEILKNVNLTIEKGKFIAITGPNGGGKSTLARIISGVLKPTKGTITFNGEDITDLDITARANKGISFGFQQPVRFKGITVFDLLKIAADRELDAHEASHFLSDVGLCAKDYIFRELNDGLSGGEIKRIEIATIIARNTSFSIFDEPEAGIDLWSFNHLIDIFMKMHQEQDKSIVIISHQERILDVADEIIAMVDGAIVRRGAKEAVLPELLHCEDPQNCLNCQDILEA, from the coding sequence ATGCTTAAATTGGAGAATATTTCTTTTGAAGTAGATAATGAAAAAGAGATACTTAAGAATGTCAACCTGACTATTGAAAAGGGCAAATTTATTGCGATTACCGGCCCCAATGGCGGCGGAAAATCGACTTTAGCCAGAATTATTTCCGGCGTTTTAAAACCCACAAAAGGGACGATTACATTTAATGGCGAGGATATTACAGATCTGGATATAACTGCGCGAGCTAATAAAGGGATCAGTTTTGGTTTTCAACAGCCGGTTCGTTTTAAAGGTATCACAGTATTCGATTTACTTAAAATTGCTGCAGATCGCGAACTTGATGCTCACGAAGCCAGTCATTTTCTGTCGGATGTAGGTCTTTGTGCCAAGGACTATATTTTTAGAGAATTAAACGACGGCTTATCTGGAGGTGAAATCAAGCGTATTGAAATTGCCACTATTATCGCCCGAAATACCAGCTTTTCTATTTTTGATGAACCGGAAGCGGGCATAGATTTGTGGAGCTTTAATCATTTAATTGATATATTTATGAAGATGCATCAGGAGCAGGACAAGTCGATTGTGATTATCTCACACCAGGAGCGAATTCTTGATGTTGCAGATGAGATTATTGCCATGGTTGACGGAGCGATTGTGCGTCGGGGAGCTAAAGAGGCGGTATTACCTGAGCTGCTGCACTGTGAAGATCCCCAAAACTGCCTGAATTGTCAGGATATTCTGGAGGCATAG
- a CDS encoding universal stress protein, whose translation MKIKQLLLPIDGSERSLKSIELVKTLYQPGTVKIDLIMVSEDMDEIISEEKFEAAEEEAMPILLKAADELKGYDVNCELLTGKAGEEILNYAEEHYTDIIFMTKSTRHGWLRMIGSVSTYVVKYAKCIVVIVPEI comes from the coding sequence ATGAAAATCAAACAATTATTACTGCCCATCGACGGTAGTGAGAGAAGCCTTAAATCTATAGAGCTGGTAAAAACCCTTTACCAGCCGGGAACAGTCAAGATTGATCTGATTATGGTCAGCGAAGATATGGATGAAATTATATCTGAAGAAAAGTTTGAAGCGGCAGAGGAAGAGGCCATGCCGATTCTTCTAAAAGCTGCTGATGAGCTTAAAGGATATGATGTGAACTGTGAATTGTTGACTGGAAAAGCCGGCGAAGAAATCCTTAATTATGCGGAAGAACATTATACTGATATTATTTTTATGACCAAGTCAACCCGTCATGGCTGGCTCAGAATGATCGGTTCGGTCTCTACTTATGTGGTGAAATATGCTAAATGTATCGTTGTAATTGTACCGGAAATATAA
- a CDS encoding EAL domain-containing protein produces the protein MFIARQPIFDAKLNVFGYELLFRQGDQSAGFDGVTSQGASASVLLGLYEIGLDQIVENKLAFINFDEQFIHSEALELISSDRMVVEMLEDVEVDELLLERLKRVKEKGYQIALDDFDEDLETYPLMPFADIIKFDLMATPLETICEAVLKARGLGKKLLAEKVETQEVYLEAKKMGFELFQGYFFSKPLIAAQSCNKAPTKLQYFRLISELHQKDPSYEKLAEQIQLDVLLSYRILRMVSARTGKNQLQSIKNALTFMGLDEIERWLSTMMLQDLATDKPHELIRLSIVRSRFAQDLSRLLEMPSSCQHHASLMGLFSSLDGILDQSLEEALSDMVIPEVIKDALIMKRGALFGVYNLMLYYEKGDWLEVERMVELLSIDEEYLNQAYQSAIHWASDVLLMIS, from the coding sequence ATGTTTATCGCCAGACAGCCAATTTTTGATGCGAAATTAAATGTTTTTGGTTACGAGCTTTTATTCAGACAGGGCGATCAATCAGCAGGTTTTGACGGTGTCACTTCGCAAGGAGCCAGCGCATCAGTGTTATTGGGATTATATGAGATTGGACTGGATCAAATCGTTGAAAATAAACTGGCTTTTATTAATTTTGACGAGCAGTTTATCCATTCAGAAGCACTGGAACTGATCAGTTCAGACCGTATGGTCGTCGAAATGCTGGAGGACGTTGAAGTTGATGAACTGTTGTTGGAGCGGCTTAAAAGGGTAAAAGAAAAAGGCTACCAAATCGCGCTGGATGATTTTGATGAGGACCTGGAAACCTATCCGCTAATGCCTTTTGCTGACATTATAAAATTTGATTTGATGGCAACACCTCTAGAGACAATTTGTGAGGCTGTTTTAAAAGCCAGGGGGCTCGGTAAAAAACTTCTCGCTGAAAAAGTGGAAACCCAGGAGGTTTATCTCGAGGCAAAAAAAATGGGATTTGAGCTCTTTCAGGGGTATTTTTTCAGTAAACCGCTGATTGCCGCACAATCCTGCAACAAAGCACCAACAAAACTGCAGTATTTTCGGTTAATATCGGAACTTCATCAAAAGGATCCATCCTATGAGAAACTGGCAGAGCAGATTCAGCTTGATGTTCTGCTCAGTTACCGAATTTTAAGAATGGTAAGTGCCCGAACCGGGAAAAATCAGTTACAATCGATTAAAAATGCCTTAACTTTTATGGGGTTAGATGAAATTGAACGCTGGCTCAGTACGATGATGCTTCAGGATCTGGCAACGGACAAACCTCATGAATTAATCAGATTGTCAATAGTTAGAAGCCGATTTGCTCAGGATTTATCAAGGCTTCTGGAAATGCCTTCTTCTTGCCAGCATCACGCCTCTTTAATGGGGCTGTTCAGCAGCCTGGATGGGATTCTTGATCAGTCATTAGAAGAGGCGCTTTCTGATATGGTAATCCCGGAGGTTATTAAAGACGCTTTAATTATGAAGCGGGGAGCGCTATTTGGAGTTTATAACTTAATGTTATATTATGAAAAAGGAGACTGGCTGGAAGTGGAAAGAATGGTGGAGTTATTATCTATCGACGAAGAATACCTGAATCAGGCTTATCAGTCGGCGATCCACTGGGCCAGTGATGTACTTTTAATGATTAGCTGA
- a CDS encoding 2-isopropylmalate synthase, with translation MSRIVKIFDTTLRDGEQSPGCSMNLKEKLEMAKQLERLNIDVIEAGFAIASPGDFESVQLVAKEIKNATVASLARSTEKDISTAYEAIKNAVNPRIHFFIATSDLHMEYKLKMKPEAVLEKAIAMAKFARNLCGEVEFSAEDASRSRPEFLYQVLEAVINEGVSVVNVPDTVGYATPDEYFKFIEGIRNNVPNIDKAVISAHVHDDLGLAVANSLAAIQAGAGQVECTVNGIGERAGNAALEEIVMALKTRNDIYQADTNIDTTQIYRSSRLLTKLTGVKVQPNKAIVGENAFAHESGIHQHGVLANKQTYEIMTPESIGLKENKMVLGKHSGKHAFVDKLSSLGYSFSAEEIVDLFEQFKMLADKKKDISDKDILALVEQKQLAIPEVYSLDRFVISTGNTISTAATVRLSKNGDLIEGVSLGDGPISAGFKAVSELVGTKLTLIDYGVEAVTDGTDAQGEAQVKISDGNQVYHGRGLSTDIIDASLKAYIDAVNQMIYINETQINSEKV, from the coding sequence ATGAGCAGAATCGTTAAAATTTTTGATACCACCCTTCGGGATGGTGAACAGTCACCAGGATGCAGCATGAATTTAAAAGAAAAATTGGAGATGGCCAAACAGCTCGAAAGACTCAATATTGACGTTATTGAAGCCGGATTCGCCATTGCCTCTCCTGGTGATTTTGAATCAGTCCAGTTGGTGGCTAAAGAGATAAAAAATGCAACCGTGGCCAGTCTGGCCAGAAGTACGGAGAAAGACATTTCCACGGCTTATGAAGCAATAAAAAATGCTGTTAATCCGCGAATTCATTTTTTTATTGCAACCTCTGATTTACATATGGAGTATAAATTAAAAATGAAGCCGGAAGCAGTTCTTGAAAAAGCAATTGCAATGGCCAAGTTTGCCAGAAATCTATGTGGTGAGGTAGAGTTTTCAGCTGAAGATGCTTCCCGCTCCAGACCGGAGTTTTTATACCAGGTGCTTGAAGCCGTTATCAATGAAGGGGTTTCAGTGGTAAACGTTCCCGATACAGTTGGCTATGCGACACCGGATGAATACTTTAAATTTATTGAAGGTATCAGAAATAATGTTCCCAATATCGATAAAGCGGTGATTTCTGCCCATGTTCATGATGATCTGGGACTGGCTGTCGCCAATTCACTGGCAGCTATCCAGGCAGGTGCCGGACAGGTTGAATGTACGGTTAACGGGATCGGAGAACGAGCCGGCAATGCGGCACTCGAAGAAATCGTAATGGCTTTAAAAACCAGAAATGATATTTATCAGGCAGATACAAATATCGATACGACTCAGATTTATCGTTCCAGCCGTCTATTAACGAAGTTAACAGGAGTAAAAGTTCAACCCAATAAAGCGATTGTTGGAGAAAATGCCTTTGCTCACGAATCGGGAATTCATCAGCATGGGGTTCTGGCTAACAAGCAGACCTATGAAATCATGACCCCAGAATCTATTGGATTGAAAGAGAATAAGATGGTTCTGGGAAAACATTCAGGAAAACATGCTTTTGTTGATAAACTGTCCTCTTTGGGTTATTCATTTTCCGCTGAAGAGATTGTTGACTTATTTGAGCAGTTTAAAATGCTGGCTGATAAAAAGAAAGATATCTCTGATAAGGACATCTTAGCCCTGGTTGAACAGAAGCAACTGGCTATCCCTGAAGTTTATAGCCTGGATCGCTTTGTGATCTCTACCGGAAATACCATTTCTACGGCAGCAACCGTACGTCTTAGTAAAAATGGCGATCTGATTGAAGGGGTTTCTCTGGGAGATGGTCCGATCAGTGCCGGATTTAAAGCAGTAAGCGAACTGGTTGGTACTAAATTGACTCTGATTGATTACGGTGTGGAAGCCGTTACGGATGGAACGGATGCCCAGGGTGAAGCCCAGGTTAAGATTTCCGATGGTAATCAGGTTTATCATGGCCGGGGTTTAAGTACAGATATTATTGATGCCAGTTTAAAAGCTTATATTGATGCAGTCAATCAAATGATATATATTAATGAAACCCAGATAAATTCTGAGAAAGTGTAA
- a CDS encoding threonine/serine exporter family protein: protein MNLLTCLYAFGGSLAFAIIMNIRRNKLFYAAFGGFIAQFSFQLGQLFFDGDVFNCFLATLSIALYSEIMARLTASPTTIYLVVSLIPLVPGGSVYYTMLNFLNGDIAAGVETGLYTIAVSAALSMGIIIVSSTAKLIHQIRQNRKSNII, encoded by the coding sequence ATGAATCTTCTAACTTGTCTTTATGCATTCGGGGGCTCTCTGGCTTTTGCGATAATCATGAATATCCGTCGGAATAAATTATTCTATGCAGCATTTGGCGGTTTTATCGCCCAATTCAGTTTTCAGCTGGGTCAACTTTTTTTTGATGGTGACGTTTTTAATTGTTTCCTCGCAACCCTATCGATTGCTCTTTATTCCGAAATTATGGCCCGCCTGACAGCTTCTCCCACTACTATTTATCTTGTCGTTTCGCTAATCCCCCTGGTCCCAGGCGGTAGTGTCTATTATACAATGCTCAATTTCTTAAATGGTGACATCGCAGCAGGTGTTGAAACCGGACTTTATACCATTGCCGTATCCGCAGCTCTATCGATGGGAATTATCATCGTTTCTTCTACCGCTAAACTGATTCACCAGATTCGTCAAAACCGCAAAAGCAACATAATTTAA
- a CDS encoding SufD family Fe-S cluster assembly protein — MNELAKKLLKEVTGLEEMPKGAYSIRENSKSLAKQSSENIDIVSKKDNSGIDIIVKPNTKSENVFIPALVTCGGVSDLVYNDFYIGENADVTIIAGCGVGTGDSCDGSEHNGIHRFFLAKNSKVRYVEKHIGEGEGTGKRVIDPVSEILQEEGSYMEMETTQIKGIDSTRRVTRAKLKDNAKLVIKEKLMTHGDQFAESSFEVDMDGVDSSVNLISRSVAREKSRQTFISKINGNTKCMGHSECDAIIMDQGVVSAIPEITANHLDATLIHEAAIGKIAGDQMIKLMTLGLTESEAEAKIIDGFLN; from the coding sequence ATGAATGAACTTGCAAAAAAATTATTAAAAGAAGTAACTGGTCTGGAAGAAATGCCTAAAGGGGCTTACAGTATAAGAGAAAACAGCAAAAGTCTGGCTAAGCAGTCCAGCGAAAATATAGATATTGTCAGTAAAAAAGATAATTCAGGAATTGACATTATCGTCAAACCCAATACGAAATCGGAAAATGTCTTTATCCCTGCGCTGGTTACCTGTGGTGGTGTCAGTGATCTTGTTTATAATGACTTTTATATTGGTGAAAATGCGGATGTGACAATTATCGCTGGTTGCGGAGTAGGAACAGGTGATTCCTGTGATGGTTCTGAGCATAACGGCATTCACCGATTTTTTCTGGCGAAAAATTCAAAAGTGCGTTATGTGGAAAAACACATCGGTGAAGGAGAAGGAACCGGAAAACGGGTAATTGACCCAGTCTCTGAAATTCTTCAGGAAGAAGGTTCGTATATGGAAATGGAGACTACACAGATAAAGGGAATCGATTCTACCAGACGTGTGACTAGAGCGAAACTTAAAGATAATGCGAAACTTGTGATTAAAGAAAAACTCATGACCCATGGTGATCAGTTTGCCGAGTCCAGTTTTGAGGTGGATATGGATGGCGTAGACTCCAGTGTAAATTTGATTTCCCGATCAGTAGCCAGAGAAAAATCGCGACAAACCTTTATCTCAAAAATAAACGGGAATACCAAATGTATGGGACATTCTGAATGCGATGCGATTATTATGGACCAAGGAGTTGTCAGTGCTATTCCTGAGATAACCGCCAATCATTTGGATGCTACATTGATTCATGAGGCGGCAATTGGTAAAATAGCTGGTGATCAGATGATTAAATTGATGACTTTAGGCCTTACAGAGTCTGAGGCTGAAGCAAAAATTATCGACGGATTTTTAAATTGA
- the ilvC gene encoding ketol-acid reductoisomerase, with amino-acid sequence MGKLFYDADCNQSLLEGKTVAIIGYGSQGHAHAQNLKDSGVNVIVGLYEGSKSWAKAEEAGLKVMTAADASKAADVIMILLPDEVQSKIYQESILPNLSAGNYLVFAHGFNIHYGQIQPPADVNVFMIAPKGPGHTVRSQYQEGKGVPCLIAVYQDPSGNTHDMGLAYASGIGGGRAGILETTFKEETETDLFGEQAVLCGGVTALMKAGFETLVEAGYQPESAYFECVHEMKLIIDLVVQGGLSYMRYSISDTAEYGDYITGSKIITDETKQAMKGVLSDIQDGTFARNWILENQANRPYFNATRRMEKETQVEKVGAELRTMMSWIKK; translated from the coding sequence ATGGGAAAATTATTTTATGATGCAGATTGTAATCAAAGCTTACTGGAAGGAAAAACAGTAGCAATCATCGGTTACGGCAGCCAGGGGCATGCACATGCTCAGAATTTAAAAGATTCAGGTGTGAATGTAATTGTTGGTCTATATGAAGGCAGCAAATCCTGGGCAAAAGCTGAAGAAGCCGGCTTAAAAGTTATGACGGCAGCAGATGCATCAAAAGCGGCTGATGTCATTATGATTCTTTTACCAGATGAAGTTCAGTCTAAAATTTATCAAGAAAGCATTTTACCTAATCTGTCAGCAGGCAATTACCTGGTATTTGCACACGGATTTAATATCCACTACGGACAGATTCAACCACCAGCTGATGTCAATGTCTTCATGATTGCTCCAAAAGGACCTGGTCATACAGTAAGAAGTCAATATCAGGAAGGTAAAGGTGTTCCTTGTCTGATCGCAGTTTATCAGGATCCTTCAGGAAATACCCATGATATGGGTCTGGCTTATGCTTCTGGAATTGGTGGAGGACGTGCCGGTATTCTTGAAACAACCTTTAAAGAAGAAACCGAAACGGATTTATTCGGTGAGCAGGCAGTACTATGCGGTGGGGTAACAGCTCTAATGAAAGCTGGATTTGAAACCCTTGTAGAAGCAGGCTATCAACCAGAAAGTGCATATTTTGAATGTGTTCACGAAATGAAATTGATCATCGACCTGGTTGTTCAGGGAGGACTAAGCTACATGCGTTACTCTATCAGTGATACTGCAGAGTATGGTGATTATATCACTGGCAGCAAAATTATTACCGATGAAACTAAACAAGCTATGAAAGGTGTACTTTCTGATATTCAGGATGGCACATTTGCCAGAAACTGGATTCTTGAAAATCAGGCAAACCGTCCTTACTTTAACGCAACCAGACGAATGGAAAAAGAAACACAGGTTGAAAAAGTGGGTGCTGAGCTTCGTACTATGATGTCCTGGATCAAGAAATAA
- the tadA gene encoding tRNA adenosine(34) deaminase TadA gives MVKLQDYMKLAIEMAKKGFEQGEVPIGAVFVWDGKVIAKAHNLTESLNDPTAHAEMIVIREAAKKLGTWRLKRGKLFVTAEPCYMCTGAIIQARIPVLVFGINEWKTGGVESTFKISRHPNFNKGMQIYGGILDEDCKALMQTFFKNRRLDSQ, from the coding sequence ATGGTTAAACTACAGGATTACATGAAGCTGGCTATAGAAATGGCAAAAAAAGGTTTTGAACAAGGCGAAGTACCTATTGGAGCGGTTTTTGTCTGGGACGGGAAAGTAATTGCAAAAGCGCACAATTTAACAGAAAGCCTAAATGATCCTACTGCTCATGCCGAGATGATTGTTATTCGTGAAGCAGCTAAAAAATTGGGAACCTGGCGTCTCAAGAGAGGCAAGCTCTTTGTAACCGCAGAACCCTGCTATATGTGCACTGGGGCTATCATACAGGCTAGAATTCCGGTTCTGGTGTTTGGCATTAATGAGTGGAAAACCGGTGGTGTTGAATCAACTTTTAAAATTTCCAGGCATCCGAATTTCAACAAAGGGATGCAAATATATGGTGGAATTCTTGATGAAGACTGCAAAGCATTAATGCAGACATTCTTCAAAAATCGGCGATTAGATTCACAATAA